AGTAGTCTTTCGTTTAAACGAAAAAGAGATTAATATGATGTCAAAAAAATAGAATAATACCAGTTGTATGCGTACCAAAAAAACAAACTATTCATAATTTAAGACAGTAAATGAAAATGATAACAAAGAAAGAAGTTGCAAATAAATACATCAATTATCTTGAAAATGGTGACATCGAAAATGTAATTAATTTGTTTAATAAAAAAGGTATTGTTGACTCACCACTTTATGGAACTAAAAAAGCAAAGGAATTTTATCACGAATTGAGTAATGATACGACAAATTCTAAACTTCACCTATTAGGAATTTTTGAAGAAAAAGACACCAGCAGTATCGCACTATATTTTACCTATAAATGGACTTTAAAGAATAATGAAAAAGTTGAATTTGATGTTGTTGACATTATAGATTTTGACGAACATAATAAAATTAGCAAGTTAAAGATTATATATGATACTGTGATTTCTAGGGAATTATTAGGTAAATTATAAAATATTTAACCCCTCTATAAAATTAATAAAAAGAGTATGAAAGCATTAACTTTTTCTAAGTTTGGGAATCCAGATGTCCTTGAGTATATTAATATACCAACTCCAGAAATTAAAGAAGGTGAAATTCTTTTAAAAAATGAAGCCATAGGTTTAAACTATGCTGATATTTATAGAAGAAAAGGGAATTATCATTTAAAAGGAAAGGCTCCGTATATAGCAGGATATGAAGGTGCTGGTATTGTTGTAAATTCAAAATCAGATAAATATAAAATTGGAGACAGATTAGGATACGCAGATGTTCCTTATGCAAATGCAGAATATGTCGTTATTCCAGAAGCTCATGCTATACCAATTCCAAAGAATATTAATTCTAACTTGGTAGCTTCTGTTTTATTACAAGGGCTCACTGCTCATTATTTATCTAACGACAGCTATACTGTAAAAAAAGGAGATTGGGTACTTATACATGCAGCTTCAGGCGGTGTAGGTCAAATTCTCACACAATTATGCAAAGCAAAAGGTGCTAAAGTTATTGGACTAACAAGAAGTCTTAAAAAAATGGAA
This genomic stretch from Tenacibaculum sp. Bg11-29 harbors:
- a CDS encoding nuclear transport factor 2 family protein, yielding MKMITKKEVANKYINYLENGDIENVINLFNKKGIVDSPLYGTKKAKEFYHELSNDTTNSKLHLLGIFEEKDTSSIALYFTYKWTLKNNEKVEFDVVDIIDFDEHNKISKLKIIYDTVISRELLGKL
- a CDS encoding quinone oxidoreductase, producing the protein MKALTFSKFGNPDVLEYINIPTPEIKEGEILLKNEAIGLNYADIYRRKGNYHLKGKAPYIAGYEGAGIVVNSKSDKYKIGDRLGYADVPYANAEYVVIPEAHAIPIPKNINSNLVASVLLQGLTAHYLSNDSYTVKKGDWVLIHAASGGVGQILTQLCKAKGAKVIGLTRSLKKMETIIANKADYAIQLNKNWKQEVKNLTNGKGVAVVFDSVGITLLDSFEVTKNCGSVVFYGMSGGDPQPIDPRMLMDTSKTLIGGDLWSYLINADERKQRAEKLFSMITNGDLSIKEPVKFKLSEGKKAHQFLESGKSSSKILLIPD